The nucleotide sequence GGCGGGATGCGACGCGATGACGGCCGGCGCGCCGCCCTCGCTGACGATGCGGACGTCGTCGAAACCGGCCTCGGACAACAACTTCGAGACTGCTTCGGCGCTGCGCACGACCTCGTCGCGGCGGGCCGGATCCGCCCACACCGACGGGATGCGCACCAGGTCCTCGAGATCGGCGCGAACGGCGGGCAGCACCTCGCGGACCCGGGCGAGGAGCGCATCCTCGCGTCCGCTGGAGACGACGTCGGTCACGGACCTCAGGCTAGTCCGCGTCACCGCCGGACGTCGGCGCTGCCGTCTCGAGGACCGCCACCGCCGCCGCGGTGTCGCCCTCGTGCGTCAGTGACAGGTGGATCGTGATGTCGGCGAGGTGCTCGGCGATCGCGCCGGCGAGCCGCACCTTGGGCCGTCCCCACATGTCGGTGACGACCTCGATGTCGCGGTGGATGCCCTCCGGCAGCATCGGCCGCTTGGAGAACCGCGACCCCGACCACGCCTTGATCACGGCCTCCTTGGCGGCCCACCGGGCGGCGAGGTGGCGCGCCGCGGACGAACTCTTGTCCGCCGCGTCGCGCCGCTCGCCCGGGGTGAACGTCTCGGCGAACACGGTCCCCGGCTGATCCACCTGCTCGGCGAAGTCCGGGATGGAGACCAGATCGATGCCGACTCCGACGATGCTCACGCCGTGACGCTACCCAACGACGTCACCGG is from Mycolicibacterium grossiae and encodes:
- the acpS gene encoding holo-ACP synthase AcpS is translated as MSIVGVGIDLVSIPDFAEQVDQPGTVFAETFTPGERRDAADKSSSAARHLAARWAAKEAVIKAWSGSRFSKRPMLPEGIHRDIEVVTDMWGRPKVRLAGAIAEHLADITIHLSLTHEGDTAAAVAVLETAAPTSGGDAD